The following proteins are co-located in the Fusobacteria bacterium ZRK30 genome:
- a CDS encoding tetratricopeptide repeat protein → MKKRLLILSLLIVVSGQIFATDRDDMKYIDKLYEAKEYSMATDELKTFVGKYPESSYQKVALERLSKTLYLNKEYKSSVTYFNQYLKLDRLKIDEKNEAHYYLARNLTYLKDYNGAKKEINLIDKNSPKKIDAVYYLGVSYYENARYEEAKKTFKYLITKPERSKDALLYISLSSYNNKEYVNSTIYLDEYLKGSAEGKNIELASYMYGMNQYKLGNKELAIKKLTDVEINYPQSKYIADVRYGLLDIYLSNGEMTKADEYYKKLMGGSNEEKANILLANHYFAQKNYETSMKYYELVDNSKDPKVIYGSAFSMFKVGESKGDIEGKKLVERSKEDFKNLLGTDLNSEGIYYMALIDFRAEKYSEVIKDLKSYDESKMKREYRNNIDLFLGKSYFETKNYKKAKIYYTDVYNRTQSKEGLYQLILVNSRLGDIQNTRLRFDEYKTKFSTDIEYRQKIYLIVGNTYYKGGDIKGAKDTYKEYLRSYNDTKISENLITILVADGSYKDLITYLTPQPKTAENRYLLGVAYLGLTQYEKAAEKFEGVIIGKDASLVQKEKASYNLIKTHFAAKNYGDAIRSAKQYFAVNEYKKYSHEVMDLEALSNFRMGKYSEAREIFGELGKNQKYKGYSQFQIAETYYNEGKFDLSFKGYNDLYEENKKGEYALRSLYWGINILYTQEKYEDVIKKSGEFNLEYPESNYIADVNFYRADAYFKLNDIKSAAKTYTKIYQDTADEKLKNKTAKELTTLYYNVDDYENANLWKEKISDSNEKIYLSALIYEKQGKIDLAVVEYKKLIDSVEYGSKVNFNLATYYYREKNYDEAKKYYENILKVENGPYKDTATYRIGQIYFNSKDYSKALRNFMRIELLYEESNLREAAKLKIATTYELQKEDEKAKRTYEEFYETYPKSKYRGLILEKLLVININGNKIEKAKIYYDELLVVNKGVAENYTSYFEKKEDKKEDVVQVNTGSKKEVKEEKKSNNN, encoded by the coding sequence GTGAAGAAAAGATTATTAATTTTGTCCCTTTTGATCGTAGTGAGTGGTCAAATTTTTGCTACAGATAGAGATGACATGAAATATATTGATAAATTATACGAAGCTAAAGAATATTCCATGGCAACAGATGAATTGAAAACCTTTGTGGGGAAATACCCTGAGAGCAGTTATCAAAAAGTAGCACTAGAAAGACTTTCTAAGACTCTCTATTTGAATAAAGAGTATAAGAGTTCTGTAACTTATTTTAATCAATACTTAAAATTAGATAGATTAAAAATAGATGAAAAAAATGAAGCACATTATTATTTAGCTAGAAATTTGACCTACCTAAAGGATTATAATGGAGCAAAAAAAGAAATAAATTTAATAGATAAAAATTCTCCTAAAAAAATAGATGCTGTTTATTATTTGGGGGTATCCTACTATGAAAATGCCAGATATGAGGAGGCTAAAAAAACTTTTAAATATCTTATTACGAAACCTGAAAGATCAAAGGATGCTCTTCTGTATATATCCCTGTCATCTTATAATAACAAGGAGTATGTGAATAGTACTATCTATTTAGATGAATACTTAAAGGGATCGGCTGAGGGAAAAAACATAGAATTAGCCAGTTATATGTATGGGATGAACCAATATAAGCTGGGCAATAAAGAGTTGGCTATAAAGAAATTAACAGATGTAGAAATAAATTATCCTCAGAGTAAATATATAGCAGATGTAAGATACGGTCTTTTGGATATTTATCTGTCTAATGGAGAGATGACAAAAGCAGATGAGTACTATAAAAAATTAATGGGTGGCAGTAATGAGGAGAAAGCTAATATACTCTTGGCCAATCATTATTTTGCTCAAAAAAATTATGAAACTTCTATGAAATATTATGAACTAGTAGATAATTCTAAGGATCCTAAAGTTATATACGGGTCAGCTTTTAGTATGTTTAAAGTAGGGGAATCAAAGGGGGATATAGAGGGTAAAAAGTTAGTTGAAAGATCAAAAGAAGATTTTAAAAATCTTTTGGGAACAGATTTAAATTCCGAAGGGATCTATTATATGGCATTGATAGATTTTAGAGCTGAAAAATATAGTGAAGTTATAAAAGATTTAAAATCTTACGATGAATCTAAGATGAAGAGGGAATATAGGAATAATATAGATCTCTTTTTGGGAAAATCATATTTTGAGACAAAAAACTATAAAAAAGCCAAAATTTATTATACCGATGTCTACAATAGAACACAGAGTAAGGAAGGTCTTTATCAATTGATCTTGGTTAACAGCAGATTAGGAGATATTCAAAATACAAGGTTAAGATTTGACGAATATAAAACTAAATTTTCTACAGATATTGAGTACAGACAAAAGATCTATCTTATAGTAGGAAATACATACTATAAAGGTGGAGATATAAAGGGAGCTAAAGATACTTATAAAGAATATCTGAGATCTTATAACGATACTAAAATTTCAGAAAACTTAATAACTATTTTAGTTGCAGATGGAAGTTATAAGGATCTGATAACATACCTGACTCCCCAGCCTAAAACGGCAGAAAATAGATACCTTTTAGGAGTTGCATATCTGGGACTGACACAATATGAGAAAGCGGCAGAAAAATTTGAAGGTGTAATAATAGGAAAAGATGCAAGTCTGGTTCAAAAAGAAAAAGCCAGTTATAATCTGATAAAAACTCATTTTGCTGCTAAAAATTATGGTGATGCCATAAGATCTGCAAAACAATATTTCGCAGTGAATGAATATAAAAAATATAGCCATGAAGTTATGGATTTAGAAGCACTTTCAAACTTTAGAATGGGAAAATATTCAGAGGCCAGGGAAATATTTGGTGAACTGGGTAAAAATCAAAAGTATAAAGGATATAGCCAGTTTCAAATAGCGGAAACATATTACAATGAAGGGAAATTTGACTTGTCTTTTAAGGGGTATAACGACCTCTACGAAGAGAATAAAAAAGGTGAATATGCTTTAAGATCTTTATACTGGGGGATAAATATTCTTTATACCCAGGAAAAATATGAAGATGTAATTAAAAAAAGTGGAGAATTCAATTTAGAATATCCAGAGAGCAATTATATAGCGGATGTTAATTTTTATAGAGCAGATGCATATTTCAAATTAAATGATATAAAGAGTGCGGCTAAAACTTATACAAAGATATATCAAGATACAGCGGATGAAAAATTAAAAAATAAAACGGCTAAGGAACTTACAACTTTGTATTACAACGTGGATGACTATGAGAATGCCAACCTATGGAAGGAAAAAATAAGTGATTCCAATGAAAAGATATATTTATCGGCACTTATCTATGAAAAACAAGGAAAGATTGATCTTGCTGTAGTTGAGTATAAAAAACTGATAGATAGTGTGGAGTATGGAAGTAAAGTTAACTTTAATTTAGCAACTTACTACTATAGGGAAAAAAACTACGATGAGGCAAAAAAATATTATGAAAATATATTAAAGGTAGAAAATGGTCCCTATAAGGATACTGCTACATATCGTATAGGACAGATATACTTTAACTCAAAGGATTACAGTAAGGCACTTAGAAACTTTATGAGGATAGAACTTTTATATGAAGAAAGTAATCTGAGGGAAGCTGCAAAATTAAAGATTGCAACGACCTATGAACTTCAAAAAGAGGATGAAAAAGCTAAAAGAACCTATGAAGAGTTCTATGAAACTTATCCTAAGAGTAAGTACAGAGGCTTAATCTTAGAAAAATTATTGGTGATAAACATCAATGGAAATAAGATAGAGAAAGCCAAAATATATTACGATGAACTATTGGTAGTAAATAAAGGTGTTGCAGAAAATTATACTTCATATTTT
- a CDS encoding DUF116 domain-containing protein: MLKIVILRWIYLIFYLLVIIARKFSKEEIENSKISKIFIRFNNGVVLKRCKDVPANRVSILLPHCIQNYECPLKVTSRVENCKECGKCKVGNILELQRKYGVKAKIATGGTLARKFLKETKPKLVIAVACERDLVAGIYDAFPMSVYGVFNKKINGPCFNTDLSIQEIESVLEKLR; the protein is encoded by the coding sequence ATGTTGAAAATAGTTATTTTAAGGTGGATATATCTCATATTTTACCTTCTAGTGATCATAGCTAGAAAATTTTCCAAAGAGGAGATTGAAAATAGTAAGATCTCTAAGATATTTATTCGTTTTAATAACGGTGTTGTATTAAAACGATGCAAGGATGTACCTGCAAACAGGGTATCGATCTTACTCCCCCATTGTATTCAAAATTATGAATGCCCGTTGAAGGTGACATCTAGGGTAGAAAATTGTAAAGAATGTGGGAAGTGTAAAGTGGGTAATATCCTGGAATTACAGAGGAAATATGGAGTAAAAGCCAAGATTGCTACTGGGGGAACACTGGCGCGTAAGTTTTTAAAGGAAACAAAACCAAAACTTGTAATAGCTGTAGCCTGTGAAAGAGATTTGGTAGCAGGAATCTATGATGCTTTTCCAATGTCTGTATATGGTGTATTCAACAAAAAAATAAATGGGCCATGTTTTAATACCGATCTTTCAATTCAAGAGATTGAAAGTGTGCTAGAAAAATTAAGATAG
- the dnaN gene encoding DNA polymerase III subunit beta yields MKIKVNKQEFLKTLRTVSKAITENKIRPIISGVYMEADDSTIILKGTNLELTVTSKMEGEVIEGGNLVFSHQLVEEYLKEINDTEITLSIDNETLLIETEDSSSEFSVFDASEYPKIRGFQGGKEYKLPIELFVNLMEKSKFAASQTTDNISINCLRMELESGMLKLISTDTYRLVYITEQVDLEGELKVSIPLKSVEAIIKILASKKVEDITFAYEGNQVKFMVGATEILTRVIDLPFPDYDGILNATGYTKEVLIDSAEFKNVLKRVQIFVRNNAESKNSGIFEFKGDLLEVSGISEIAKINETIGIKKDGEDLKISLNVKFLLDYLSFIEKGKNVLLSLSTSCGAVELTIENEKNFKYLVMPLALKD; encoded by the coding sequence TTGAAAATAAAAGTAAATAAACAAGAATTTTTAAAAACTTTAAGGACAGTGAGTAAGGCAATCACTGAAAATAAAATAAGACCTATTATCTCAGGTGTATACATGGAGGCCGATGACTCCACCATAATTTTAAAAGGAACAAATTTAGAATTAACTGTTACATCTAAGATGGAAGGAGAAGTAATTGAGGGTGGAAATCTGGTATTTTCTCATCAATTGGTAGAGGAGTACTTGAAAGAAATTAATGATACAGAAATAACTCTTAGTATAGATAATGAAACTCTTTTGATCGAAACTGAAGATTCATCTTCTGAATTTTCTGTTTTTGATGCTTCTGAATATCCTAAAATTAGGGGATTTCAAGGTGGGAAAGAGTACAAATTACCCATAGAACTTTTTGTGAATTTAATGGAAAAATCAAAATTTGCTGCTTCTCAAACTACAGATAATATATCTATAAATTGTTTGAGGATGGAATTGGAAAGCGGGATGCTGAAATTAATCTCAACAGATACTTACAGGCTGGTTTATATAACTGAACAAGTAGACCTGGAGGGGGAATTAAAGGTTAGTATTCCTCTAAAGAGTGTGGAAGCTATAATCAAAATCTTAGCTTCGAAAAAAGTTGAGGATATCACCTTTGCATATGAAGGAAACCAAGTTAAATTTATGGTTGGAGCAACTGAAATTTTAACCAGAGTTATTGATCTGCCATTTCCAGACTATGATGGAATATTAAATGCAACAGGGTATACCAAAGAAGTTTTAATAGATTCAGCTGAATTCAAAAACGTACTTAAAAGGGTGCAAATATTTGTTAGAAATAATGCAGAATCTAAAAATAGTGGGATATTTGAATTTAAAGGTGATTTATTAGAGGTAAGCGGGATATCTGAGATTGCCAAGATCAATGAAACTATAGGTATAAAAAAAGATGGAGAAGATCTGAAGATATCTCTAAATGTAAAATTTTTATTGGATTATCTTTCTTTTATAGAGAAGGGGAAAAATGTTCTCTTGAGTCTTTCTACATCTTGTGGTGCTGTAGAATTAACGATAGAGAATGAAAAGAATTTTAAATATTTAGTGATGCCTTTGGCATTAAAAGATTAA
- a CDS encoding RNA polymerase sigma factor RpoD/SigA: protein MERTKDLVSLYLKDIRQYEILTKEEELKLLIAAKNGCEESKEKLILSNLRLVVNVAKKYTRKGLGLIDLISEGNFGLIHAIKKFDVDKGFRFSTYAVWWIKQSITKSIISKGREIRIPSYKYDMLNKINKYIMNHVMETSKYPDFNEISKGLNIPEDKIQKVMLEFQDLMSLNASIGEDIFLEDTISQPEEQSLENQVLREIGKEEITKMLDALKPREKEIVKLRYGIDGYDIHTLEEIGKTFNITRERVRQIEKKTLLKLKTRFSEELKPYLFK from the coding sequence ATGGAGAGAACAAAAGATTTAGTATCTTTGTATTTAAAAGATATTAGGCAGTACGAAATTTTGACAAAGGAAGAGGAATTAAAACTACTTATAGCGGCCAAAAATGGCTGTGAGGAATCTAAGGAAAAATTAATTCTATCTAACTTACGGTTGGTAGTAAATGTAGCTAAAAAGTATACCAGAAAAGGATTAGGTTTAATAGACCTGATTAGTGAAGGTAATTTTGGGCTTATCCATGCTATTAAAAAATTTGATGTGGATAAGGGATTTAGATTTTCAACTTATGCAGTTTGGTGGATTAAACAATCTATAACTAAGTCTATTATTAGTAAGGGACGGGAGATAAGGATACCATCTTATAAATATGATATGTTGAATAAGATAAATAAATATATTATGAATCATGTGATGGAAACCAGCAAATACCCTGATTTTAATGAGATATCAAAGGGCTTAAATATACCAGAGGACAAGATCCAAAAAGTAATGTTAGAATTTCAAGATCTGATGTCTTTGAATGCATCCATAGGAGAGGATATCTTCTTAGAAGATACCATAAGTCAGCCTGAGGAACAATCCCTTGAAAACCAGGTTTTAAGAGAAATAGGTAAGGAAGAGATTACTAAGATGTTAGACGCTCTGAAACCTCGTGAAAAAGAGATAGTGAAGTTAAGGTATGGAATAGACGGTTATGATATTCATACTTTAGAAGAGATTGGTAAGACTTTTAATATCACTAGAGAAAGGGTTAGACAGATTGAGAAAAAAACTTTATTAAAACTTAAAACAAGGTTTAGTGAAGAATTAAAACCCTATTTATTTAAATAA
- a CDS encoding NAD(P)H-dependent glycerol-3-phosphate dehydrogenase, whose amino-acid sequence MGRIVVMGAGSWGTALARIMASKGNEVTLWDYNEERAELLQKNRVNEKFLSNAEFPETLKVTSKIEGLLDGVEYLIMSVPSQVLRSVMGKISNQLTEKTIIVNTAKGIEISTGMRLSQVIKDEILGKFHKNIVILSGPTHAEEVAKNLPSTIVAAGESECAKKIQELFNTESFRVYESNDIIGVELGGAVKNGIAIAAGVADGIGFGDNTKAALITRGLAEMVRFGEALGAKAETFSGLSGMGDLIVTCASTHSRNRYVGQKLGEGKKLQEILDEMEMVAEGVPTVKAVYELAQKKKVSMPILEGVYKVLYEDKLATEMVKELMTRDLKREF is encoded by the coding sequence ATGGGAAGAATTGTAGTGATGGGAGCAGGCTCTTGGGGGACAGCTCTTGCTAGGATTATGGCGTCGAAGGGAAATGAGGTTACTCTATGGGATTACAACGAAGAGAGAGCAGAATTATTACAGAAAAATAGGGTGAATGAAAAGTTTTTATCTAATGCTGAATTTCCAGAAACTTTAAAGGTAACATCTAAGATAGAAGGATTATTAGATGGAGTAGAATATCTTATCATGTCTGTGCCATCTCAAGTGCTGAGAAGTGTTATGGGCAAAATCAGTAATCAACTGACGGAAAAAACAATAATTGTTAATACTGCTAAGGGGATAGAGATATCTACAGGGATGAGGTTATCCCAGGTGATTAAGGACGAAATATTGGGTAAATTCCATAAAAATATTGTTATCCTTTCTGGACCTACCCATGCAGAGGAAGTAGCAAAAAATCTTCCATCTACAATAGTAGCTGCCGGGGAATCTGAATGTGCTAAAAAAATCCAGGAATTATTTAATACAGAAAGTTTTAGAGTATATGAAAGTAATGATATTATTGGGGTGGAACTAGGCGGTGCAGTAAAAAATGGTATTGCAATAGCTGCAGGAGTCGCTGATGGTATAGGTTTTGGAGACAATACAAAGGCGGCACTTATAACCAGAGGATTAGCAGAAATGGTAAGGTTTGGAGAAGCTCTAGGTGCTAAAGCTGAGACTTTTTCAGGACTTAGCGGGATGGGAGACCTGATAGTGACCTGTGCTAGTACCCACAGTAGAAACAGATATGTGGGACAAAAATTAGGTGAAGGAAAGAAATTACAAGAGATCTTAGATGAGATGGAAATGGTAGCTGAAGGAGTACCGACTGTGAAAGCTGTCTACGAATTAGCTCAAAAGAAGAAGGTGTCAATGCCAATATTAGAAGGTGTCTACAAAGTATTATATGAAGATAAATTAGCAACTGAAATGGTTAAAGAATTGATGACTAGAGACTTAAAGAGAGAATTTTAA
- the plsY gene encoding glycerol-3-phosphate 1-O-acyltransferase PlsY yields MEVKLIIFLIIAYFMGSIPTGVVIGKKFKGIDIREHGSKNTGATNAYRVLGLQYGIIVLLADALKGYLPVFLASLAGLVGWQLILVGLVTIVGHTLSIFLKFKGGKGVATSLGVFIYLVPNIVLILLVVFLLIAFSTKYVSLASVSAAGLFPILVLFMPVKEGLGKWNMFGFALVIALFVIFKHRSNIQRLLHGNENKFGAKK; encoded by the coding sequence ATGGAAGTTAAATTAATAATTTTTTTAATAATAGCTTATTTTATGGGATCTATTCCAACAGGTGTAGTTATAGGGAAAAAGTTTAAAGGAATAGATATCAGGGAACACGGAAGTAAAAATACTGGTGCAACCAATGCCTACAGAGTACTGGGATTACAGTATGGGATAATTGTTCTTTTGGCAGATGCCCTAAAGGGGTACCTGCCGGTTTTTCTAGCTAGCTTAGCTGGACTGGTTGGATGGCAGCTTATTTTAGTAGGATTGGTTACAATAGTTGGTCATACTCTGTCTATATTTTTAAAGTTCAAAGGTGGAAAAGGTGTTGCTACTAGTTTAGGAGTGTTTATATACTTAGTTCCAAATATAGTTTTAATACTACTTGTAGTATTTTTATTAATTGCATTTTCAACTAAATATGTATCTTTGGCTTCTGTATCAGCAGCAGGATTATTTCCGATATTGGTGCTTTTCATGCCTGTAAAAGAAGGGTTAGGAAAATGGAATATGTTTGGATTTGCCCTTGTAATAGCTTTATTTGTGATATTTAAGCACAGAAGTAATATCCAAAGACTCCTTCATGGGAATGAAAATAAATTTGGAGCTAAAAAATAA
- the rlmD gene encoding 23S rRNA (uracil(1939)-C(5))-methyltransferase RlmD → MKKGSIVEVKIDKIIFGGEGLGYYEDLAIFVPMSVPGDLLEVEIISLKKTYGRGLIKKIITPGIDRAAGNKISFEDHHGCDFAMLKYNEQLKYKKHMVEDVLSRVGKVDLDKIEISDTIGAEDQFNYRNKVIEPFARKNGKVISGFFKKKSHEVFEVEENILQSKLSNEIISRIKELLNEAKLSVYNEKAHKGILRHIMVRTTSFNEAMVVLIIKGKVDSKIEGVLNTLYNENDKIKSVYVSINNKRTNFALGEQNIHLMGERYIKEELYGIQFNISPTSFFQINIEQTKKLYKKAMSYFDNIKDKNIVDAYSGTGTIAMILSKDANKVYAIEMVESATRDAMKTSVENKIENIEFINGKAEEKLVELIETGNQIDSIIFDPPRKGIAQNILEKLSETEIKEVVYISCNPSTFARDTEILEKLGYKLNKVCPVDMFPNTSHIEVVGKFIKN, encoded by the coding sequence TTGAAAAAAGGAAGTATAGTAGAGGTTAAAATAGATAAGATAATTTTTGGTGGGGAAGGATTGGGATATTACGAAGATCTAGCTATTTTTGTACCTATGTCTGTTCCTGGGGACCTTTTAGAGGTTGAGATAATTTCACTAAAAAAAACATATGGAAGAGGTCTTATAAAAAAGATAATAACACCTGGAATAGATAGAGCAGCAGGAAATAAAATAAGTTTTGAAGATCATCATGGATGCGACTTTGCGATGCTTAAATATAATGAGCAGTTAAAATATAAAAAACATATGGTAGAGGATGTGCTTTCTAGAGTAGGAAAGGTAGATTTAGATAAAATAGAAATATCGGATACTATAGGAGCAGAAGATCAATTTAATTATAGAAATAAAGTAATTGAACCATTTGCACGTAAAAATGGAAAGGTAATATCGGGATTCTTTAAAAAGAAATCACATGAAGTATTTGAAGTTGAAGAAAATATCCTTCAGTCTAAGCTTTCAAATGAAATTATATCTAGGATCAAAGAGCTCCTAAATGAAGCTAAACTAAGTGTATACAATGAAAAAGCTCACAAGGGGATATTGAGACATATAATGGTTAGGACTACTTCATTTAATGAGGCTATGGTTGTACTTATCATCAAAGGCAAGGTAGATTCAAAGATAGAAGGTGTTCTAAATACTTTATATAATGAAAATGACAAAATTAAGTCTGTTTACGTTTCTATCAATAACAAAAGAACAAATTTCGCTTTAGGTGAGCAAAATATCCACTTAATGGGAGAAAGATATATAAAGGAGGAGTTATATGGAATTCAGTTTAATATATCTCCAACATCGTTTTTCCAAATTAATATAGAACAGACTAAAAAGCTGTATAAAAAAGCTATGTCTTATTTTGATAATATAAAAGATAAAAATATAGTGGATGCTTATTCAGGAACAGGGACCATTGCTATGATCCTGTCAAAGGATGCTAACAAAGTATATGCGATAGAGATGGTGGAATCAGCTACAAGAGATGCAATGAAAACAAGTGTAGAAAATAAAATAGAAAATATAGAATTTATAAACGGTAAAGCTGAGGAAAAATTAGTTGAGTTGATAGAAACAGGTAATCAAATAGACTCAATAATATTTGACCCCCCTAGAAAGGGAATAGCGCAAAATATATTGGAAAAATTATCTGAAACTGAGATAAAAGAAGTGGTTTATATATCTTGTAACCCGTCAACATTTGCTCGGGATACAGAGATATTAGAAAAGTTGGGATATAAATTGAACAAAGTTTGTCCAGTGGATATGTTTCCTAACACCAGTCACATTGAGGTAGTAGGAAAATTTATAAAGAATTAA